One Delphinus delphis chromosome 3, mDelDel1.2, whole genome shotgun sequence genomic region harbors:
- the CARD6 gene encoding LOW QUALITY PROTEIN: caspase recruitment domain-containing protein 6 (The sequence of the model RefSeq protein was modified relative to this genomic sequence to represent the inferred CDS: inserted 5 bases in 4 codons; substituted 1 base at 1 genomic stop codon) — translation MSFKEKEHLDLETSESFTDKKAGYRETAWSSRENEKEYDTPKFTSLRLVENVECEFPATIEYLQDEQRYEEPDDSLRLGKEEYLESVGYSEDADTPXEEDAYDDPECIIYDSKEDSLYSETMEFSDEEQNYEDSETGMSLEEEEEKSMEERKKLFKDVLSCLNPDTNRKLLPDFVKQFFLDXGCRWVTETPGDLAWNFLMKVQALDMTVRDSVLRHRFWGSPSKGEFLTGVENLEIRQTETINSLHVFCASVLYSDSSSQREVMSNTYQCQFALPXLLPDAEKHKSILMLGAIKDIVKEQSTQSSERPTEDTEXFLTLMKMPVISFVRLGYCSFSKSRILNTLLSPAHLKSHKLFLXMPVPVLPQQISDGLVEVTWSFPDSDGLKENPSFFQKAVAVANLRGDLESFWTQFGFLMEVSSAVFFFIDCLGEKEWDLLMFLGEAATERCYFVLSPQARGNEEAQISRRILKLKPSQLLFWEEEEAGETGRNMEGIQAALKEVMSSSLRCMSVEDVAPLARELGIQIDHDFENMQGIQVSPTENLAGTAEDEGPQRHSQPKYSSESPA, via the exons ATGTCCTTCAAAGAGAAAGAACACTTGGATTTGGAAACCTCTGAGTCTTTCACGGACAAGAAGGCTGGTTATCGGGAAACTGCTTGGTCCTCAAGGGAAAATGAGAAGGAATACGACACACCAAAATTCACATCTCTGCGATTGGTTGAGAATGTTGAATGTGAATTTCCAGCAACTATTGAGTATTTACAGGATGAACAGAGATATGAGGAGCCAGATGATTCTTTACGCTTAGGAAAAGAGGAATATCTAGAATCTGTTGGGTACTCTGAAGATGCAGACACCCC GGAAGAGGATGCTTATGATGACCCAGAGTGCATTATCTATGACAGCAAAGAGGACTCTTTGTATTCTGAAACCATGGAGTTCTCTGATGAAGAACAGAATTATGAGGATTCAGAAACTGGCATGTcattggaggaggaagaggagaaaagtatGGAAG agaga aaaaaactgtttaAAGATGTCCTGTCCTGTTTAAACCCGGATACAAACAGAAAGCTTCTGCCAGATTTCGTTAAACAATTCTTCTTAGACTGAGGATGTAGGTGGGTGACTGAGACTCCAGGTGACTTAGCCTGGAACTTCCTGATGAAAGTTCAAGCACTAGATATGACAGTCAGAGATTCAGTCCTCAGGCACAGGTTCTGG ggaagccccagcaaagGGGAATTTTTGACTGGAGTAGAGAATTTGGAAATTAGACAAACAGAAACCATTAATTCCCTTCATGTCTTTTGTGCCTCTGTGCTGTATTCAGATAGCTCTTCGCAACGTGAAGTCATGTCAAACACGTATCAGTGCCAGTTTGCCCTTC TGCTACTGCCAGATGCAGAAAAGCACAAAAGCATTTTAATGCTGGGGGCCATTAAGGACATTGTGAAGGAGCAGTCAACGCAGTCTTCAGAAAGGCCTACAGAGGATACAG AATTTCTGACTCTCATGAAGATGCCTGTCATCTCTTTTGTGCGTCTAGGATACTGTAGCTTCTCCAAGTCCAGAATCCTCAACACACTgctcagccctgcccacctgAAATCACACAAACTCTTTC TGATGCCTGTTCCGGTGCTTCCCCAGCAGATCTCTGATGGCCTGGTTGAGGTAACATGGAGTTTTCCTGATAGTGATGGTCTAAAGGAAAACCCCAGTTTTTTCCAGAAAGCTGTTGCTGTGGCCAACCTTCGTGGGGATCTAGAAAGTTTTTGGACACAGTTTGGTTTCTTGATGGaagtttcctctgctgtgttttttttCATTGACTGCCTAGGTGAGAAGGAATGGGACTTGCTAATGTTTTTAGGAGAAGCTGCCACTGAAAGATGCTACTTCGTCCTCAGTCCACAGGCCAGGGGGAATGAGGAGGCTCAGATTTCCCGGAGGATCCTGAAGTTGAAGCCATCACAGCTGCTGttttgggaggaggaggaagctggAGAGACAGGGAGGAACATGGAGGGTATTCAAGCTGCCCTGAAAGAAGTGATGTCCTCTTCACTCAGATGTATGTCTGTGGAGGACGTTGCACCCCTGGCCAGGGAGTTGGGGATACAGATAGACCACGACTTTGAGAACATGCAGGGGATTCAAGTTTCCCCTACTGAAAACTTGGCTGGAACAGCTGAAGATGAGGGACCACAAAGACACAGTCAGCCAAAATACTCATCTGAAAGCCCCGCTTAG
- the RPL37 gene encoding large ribosomal subunit protein eL37: MTKGTSSFGKRRNKTHTLCRRCGSKAYHLQKSTCGKCGYPAKRKRKYNWSAKAKRRNTTGTGRMRHLKIVYRRFRHGFREGTTPKPKRAAVAASSSS; this comes from the exons ATG ACGAAGGGAACGTCCTCGTTTGGAAAGCGTCGGAATAAGACGCACACGTTGTGCCGCCGCTGTGGCTCTAAGGCCTACCACCTTCAGAAGTCGACCTGTGGTAAATGTGGCTACCCtgccaagaggaagaggaagt ATAACTGGAGTGCTAAAGCTAAAAGACGAAATACCACCGGGACTGGTCGAATGAGGCACCTAAAAATTGTATACCGCAGATTCAG GCATGGATTCCGTGAAGGAACAACACCCAAACCCAAGAGGGCAGCTGTTGCAGCATCCAGTTCATCTTAA